The Patescibacteria group bacterium genome segment TGGTAGGTCGTCGGGTAATGAGTGGGTACTTAAGGAGATCGAAGGGGAGTAATTTTGTTAAATAAAAAACCGCCGTGTATATGTAAATTTTCAACACTTCACACAGCTGTGTGAAGTGTTGAAAACAGCTAAAATTACAAATATAAATAGTTTCAGTTATGAAGATAAAATCAATCCGACAAGCAAATAGTCTCAAAGGAAAAAAGGTGCTCATGCGCGCTGATTTTAATGTGCCTATAACTAAAAATGGCAAAGTTGGACAAAGCGAGGATTTCCGTATTGTCCGAACTGCGCCGACTATCCAGTATTTAATTAAAAAAGGCGCCAAGATAATCATTATGGCGCACCTGGGCCGACCGGAAGGAAAAGTTAACCTTAAATATAGTCTGAAGCCGGTGGCCAAAAGATTGTCGCAAATAATCAAGCAGCCGGTCAAATTGTCGCCGGAAATAATCGGCGTTAAGACTGATAAATTAATCAGTCAGATGAAAAACGGCGAAGTACTATTGTTAGAAAATATCAGGTTTGATAAGCGCGAGGAACAAGCGAATAATAATTTTGCCCGGGAGCTGGCGAGTTTGGGCGATCTTTATGTTAATGACGGTTTTGCCGTTTCTCATCGTGACCAGGTATCGGTTTCTGTTATTCAAGATTTTCTGCCGTCTTATGCGGGATTATTGTTGGAAGATGAAATAAAGTATTTGGGCGGTGTTTTGAAAAATCCTAAGAAGCCGCTAGTGGTGATTATTGGTGGCGCCAAGATTTCCACTAAGATCAGGGTAATCAAGAATTTTGCCAAGGTGGCGAAGCGGATTTTACTGGGTGGCGCGTTGGCCAATACGGTGCTGAAAGTTATGGGCGTGTCGGTGGGTAAATCGCCGATTGAGCCGGAAATGTTCGGCGAGGTTAAGAAA includes the following:
- a CDS encoding phosphoglycerate kinase, which gives rise to MKIKSIRQANSLKGKKVLMRADFNVPITKNGKVGQSEDFRIVRTAPTIQYLIKKGAKIIIMAHLGRPEGKVNLKYSLKPVAKRLSQIIKQPVKLSPEIIGVKTDKLISQMKNGEVLLLENIRFDKREEQANNNFARELASLGDLYVNDGFAVSHRDQVSVSVIQDFLPSYAGLLLEDEIKYLGGVLKNPKKPLVVIIGGAKISTKIRVIKNFAKVAKRILLGGALANTVLKVMGVSVGKSPIEPEMFGEVKKFKLTDNNIVVPVDGVMANNFNAKKGRMDALADIKPEELILDIGPDTVKLYENILKSAKMVMWNGPMGLIENPVFARGTRSLIRILAGSKAQTIVGGGETVQMIRKMKLENKFSFISTGGGAMLEFLEGKKLPGLKKLVSR